The Salvelinus fontinalis isolate EN_2023a chromosome 31, ASM2944872v1, whole genome shotgun sequence genome has a window encoding:
- the mecp2 gene encoding methyl-CpG-binding protein 2, which yields MAAVESGEEKLSEEKSEDANQNQSSKDLKTHSKPKKVRRERRDVEKERLESSSTAMSSPPHPPAQQPGADQEQLQLAAAEAGPSEPMVAAAGEASGLSESSPSPKQRRSIIRDRGPLYDDPSLPQGWTRKLKQRKSGRSAGKFDVYLMNPEGKAFRSKVELIAYFQKVGDTTTDPNDFDFTVTGRGSPSRREKRPPKKPKVVKPSGRGRGRPKGSGKPRPATEGVVEKSPGKLLVKMPFETSNVSEAAGQTSDLVVVTKKRPGRKRKAEIQPQTALKKRGCKPGLGVPGSALSAASGAAGSSTSSYAAAAIMAAEAKRKAQKESSTKPVQQTALPIKKRKTRETVEEIKETPAITTPLLGAGTVMGIGSEGTEQGQKLPKSPGRKHKDSPLTAAVTTGASGGSKSWPSGGSSSITTPKSHSHKRKERTPHKHHHHHHHHRHHHTHSSVVEDHPPQPSQRPPHHHFPGLTMGLVSHTARASVGPGALQQNKPQDLSTSRGPCRASSWPEGHTTTRGESGEVSSSAVVVVGTSDTRGNRNRADEAAGTVVGRDLRDIVPSSAVPRPSREETVSSVPRPSREETVSSVPRPSREETVSSVPRPSREETVESRTPVTERVS from the exons CAGTGAGGAGAAGAGTGAGGACGCCAACCAGAATCAGAGCTCCAAGGACCTTAAGACACACAGCAAGCCCAAGAAGGTGAGGCGGGAGAGGAGGGATGTGGAGAAGGAGAGGCTGGAGTCTTCATCCACCGCCatgtcctcccctcctcatcctcctgccCAGCAGCCCGGTGCAGACCAGGAACAGCTCCAGCTAGCCGCGGCCGAGGCGGGGCCCTCGGAGCCCATGGTCGCTGCAGCTGGTGAGGCCTCGGGTCTCTCTGAGTCCTCCCCTTCGCCCAAACAGAGGAGGTCCATCATCAGAGACCGAGGTCCGCTCTACGATGACCCCTCTCTACCCCAGGGCTGGACACGTAAACTCAAACAACGCAAGTCTGGACGGTCCGCCGGGAAGTTTGACGTCTACCTGATGAA CCCGGAGGGGAAAGCCTTCCGATCCAAGGTGGAGCTGATCGCCTACTTCCAGAAGGTTGGGGACACCACCACCGACCCCAACGACTTTGACTTCACCGTAACCGGGCGTGGCAGCCCCTCCCGCCGCGAGAAGAGACCCCCGAAGAAACCCAAAGTGGTAAAACCGTCGGGGAGGGGCAGGGGCCGGCCGAAGGGGAGTGGAAAGCCGCGCCCGGCTACGGAGGGTGTGGTGGAGAAGAGTCCCGGGAAGCTCCTGGTGAAGATGCCGTTTGAAACGTCCAATGTATCCGAGGCAGCTGGGCAGACATCGGACCTGGTCGTAGTCACCAAGAAGCGCCCAGGACGGAAAAGGAAAGCGGAGATACAACCGCAGACTGCTCTGAAAAAGCGGGGGTGTAAGCCAGGGTTGGGGGTGCCTGGTTCGGCACTGTCAGCAGCTTCTGGGGCGGCGGGTTCCAGTACTTCCTCCTACGCAGCGGCTGCTATCATGGCTGCAGAAGCTAAGAGGAAAGCTCAGAAGGAGTCTTCCACTAAGCCGGTGCAGCAGACCGCTCTGCCCATCAAGAAACGCAAGACCAGAGAAACTGTTGAGGAGATTAAGGAGACTCCAGCCATCACCACGCCACTGCTCGGGGCAGGAACTGTGATGGGAATAGGGAGTG AAGGGACAGAGCAGGGACAGAAGTTGCCAAAGAGTCCAGGGAGGAAGCACAAGGACAGTCCCCTGACAGCAGCGGTTACCACAGGGGCCAGTGGTGGGTCGAAAAGTTGGCCCAGCGGAGGCAGCAGTAGTATCACTACTCCAAAGAGCCACAGCCACAAGAGGAAAGAGCGTACGCCGCAcaaacaccatcaccaccaccaccaccaccgtcaccatcacacacactcctctgtagtGGAGGATCATCCTCCTCAACCCTCCCAGCGGCCCCCTCACCACCACTTCCCCGGCCTGACTATGGGCCTGGTCTCCCATACAGCCAGGGCCTCGGTGGGCCCAGGGGCCCTCCAACAGAACAAGCCCCAGGACCTGAGCACCTCTAGGGGGCCCTGCCGGGCCAGCAGCTGGCCAGAGGGCCACACCACGACcagaggagagagcggagaggtCAGCTCGTCTGCGGTGGTAGTAGTGGGAACGAGTGACACCAGAGGCAACAGAAATCGAGCAGACGAGGCAGCGGGGACAGTGGTAGGGAGGGATTTGAGAGACATTGTACCTTCCTCAGCAGTACCGAGGCCCAGCAGAGAGGAGACTGTCTCCTCTGTGCCCAGACCCAGCCGGGAGGAGACGGTCTCCTCTGTGCCCAGACCCAGCCGGGAGGAGACCGTCTCCTCTGTTCCCAGGCCCAGCCGGGAGGAGACGGTCGAGTCTCGGACACCGGTGACTGAAAGGGTTAGTTGA